The DNA window TTTAGCGGTTGATATTGCTAAAGTAACATTGCGTCTGGAAGGTCAGACCTTGATCAAACCTTTGATTGACATTCCTAAGATGTCCGAGATGGTTGTTCTCATGATAAGTGAATCCTTAGAATCTTACTTGGAAGAAAATACGGATTTAGCGTATAAGATGGCTAAAGATGATGACGAAGTAGATCATTTATATAGTCAAATGATTCGTGACCTTTATTCTTATATGGTCGAGCATCCAGAACAAGCGATGTTGCTAACTTTGGTTGGACGCTATATTGAAAGAATTGCTGATCATGCGACAAATATTGGTGAGAGTGCTGTTTATCTGGTTACAGGACATCGCCCTGATTTGAATCAATAAAATAAGTTTCATATAAAAGGTAGTTCAAAAACTCATCTTTTGATCACGAAGTAAATCATGAAGCGAAATCGACATCGAATCTTGAAATTAGCCGGGCCAAGCATATGCTTACGGGGTATGTTTCCTACAGAAACATTTCAGGTGCTCACGTAGGTTTAGCCTACGCTCCGCTCCTCAGTCCCTAGCTTCATTCAACCTTCTGAAGCGTTTTGAAAAAACGCAGCATCGTAAGCATAGGCTCTGGTGCTGAAAAGCTGATTTTTTGAACATCCATTATAATCAAGAGGTTACCTTACAGGTTAAAGAAATCAACTTGTAGGGTAGCCTTTTTTGTTTTTTTATTAAAGGGAGGCTTGTGTTAGAATATAGGGAGGAGTATAGCTGAAGGAGTAGGTGCTGTATGGAAAAATTGATTCTTATTGATGGTAACAGTATTATTTACCGGGCATTCTTCGCTATGCC is part of the Paenibacillus segetis genome and encodes:
- the phoU gene encoding phosphate signaling complex protein PhoU; amino-acid sequence: MIQRKEFDRNLEELRQLLGQMGEHVEHALQESIQALHSLDVSKAKEVIERDLKLNRMEEQIMDIGARLIVTQQPVAKDLRRIIVAFKISSDLERMGDLAVDIAKVTLRLEGQTLIKPLIDIPKMSEMVVLMISESLESYLEENTDLAYKMAKDDDEVDHLYSQMIRDLYSYMVEHPEQAMLLTLVGRYIERIADHATNIGESAVYLVTGHRPDLNQ